In Microbacterium enclense, one genomic interval encodes:
- a CDS encoding ROK family protein has protein sequence MTTTPSLRRHNLDAVLTRVWDEDVFTASDVIAAVGLTRSTAIDVLDELTARGLLTEMPNARAVGEYSKGRPARRFAFHPGAGTVVGVDAGRGHVTATVADLRGTTLATSRLAVDPELDSPERRRRAAEATVAATLKRARRSRSDLVALCVGVPAPVDRAGRSPVHHDGFWARMNPGFVDTFTAWAPVVRIENDATLAAVAERTYGAAVGRADFVALLAGERFGAGISVDGHLLRGAHGGAGETVAFDRVEGVGSAWGLAPRCVDAARAALASGTLPVGSALREIDPDSLDAKTVLDLAADGDAGALAVAREVGGALAGVAAMFGSLFDVDRVVVSGAIAAGAGPIIAAAVEAIPDSLHLPAPEIVASTLGADIVSIGAVAAAIESARARALDLDAFALPADRERA, from the coding sequence ATGACGACGACGCCGTCGCTGCGCCGCCACAATCTCGACGCGGTGTTGACCCGCGTCTGGGACGAGGACGTGTTCACCGCGAGCGACGTGATCGCCGCGGTCGGCCTGACCCGCTCGACGGCGATCGATGTGCTCGACGAGCTGACCGCGCGGGGCCTCTTGACCGAGATGCCCAACGCCCGCGCGGTCGGCGAGTACTCGAAGGGCCGGCCCGCGCGCCGCTTCGCCTTCCATCCCGGCGCGGGAACCGTCGTCGGTGTCGACGCCGGGCGCGGACACGTCACCGCCACCGTCGCCGACCTGCGCGGCACGACGCTGGCGACCTCCCGGCTGGCCGTCGACCCCGAGCTCGACTCCCCCGAACGTCGCCGTCGAGCCGCGGAGGCCACCGTCGCTGCCACCCTCAAGCGTGCCCGCCGCTCCCGCAGCGACCTCGTCGCGCTGTGCGTGGGGGTACCGGCACCGGTCGACCGGGCCGGACGGTCTCCCGTGCACCACGACGGCTTCTGGGCACGCATGAACCCCGGCTTCGTCGACACGTTCACCGCGTGGGCCCCCGTCGTACGCATCGAGAACGACGCCACCCTCGCCGCGGTGGCCGAACGCACGTATGGCGCTGCCGTCGGCCGCGCCGACTTCGTCGCCCTGCTGGCCGGCGAGCGGTTCGGCGCCGGGATCAGCGTCGACGGGCACCTCCTGCGCGGAGCGCACGGTGGAGCGGGAGAGACGGTGGCGTTCGACCGGGTCGAGGGCGTCGGCAGCGCGTGGGGACTCGCTCCGCGGTGCGTGGATGCGGCGCGGGCGGCCCTGGCATCCGGCACCCTGCCCGTGGGAAGCGCGCTGCGCGAGATCGATCCGGACAGCCTGGACGCCAAGACCGTGCTCGATCTCGCGGCGGACGGAGACGCCGGCGCCCTCGCCGTCGCGCGAGAGGTGGGCGGTGCCCTCGCCGGGGTGGCGGCGATGTTCGGGAGCCTGTTCGACGTGGACCGCGTCGTGGTGTCGGGGGCGATCGCCGCCGGCGCGGGACCCATCATCGCCGCGGCCGTCGAGGCGATCCCCGACTCGCTGCACCTGCCCGCGCCTGAGATCGTCGCATCGACGCTCGGGGCCGACATCGTCTCGATCGGGGCGGTCGCCGCCGCCATCGAGAGTGCGCGCGCCCGCGCCCTCGACCTCGACGCGTTCGCTCTGCCCGCGGATCGCGAGCGGGCGTGA
- a CDS encoding carbohydrate ABC transporter permease: MERVNWSTTTILVLCSLTILLPLYVTVAMALKSGTQVVDGNAFSLPSPISFDGFVQAWTLTKFPVGLAISLLVTAGTVIATIILAAFASYAIARNWDRKLFRYSFFYLLAAMFIPFPVVALPQIQLTGRVGLDNPVGVIILATMFQLSFSVLLFTAFLRSIPLELEESARIDGATTWQTFWQLIFPLLAPMSATVGIFAFLYAWNDFMMPSLIISDPALQTLPVRQNLFQTQFSNNYNVAFASYLMAMAPAIVAYLFTQRWVMAGVTQGAIKG; encoded by the coding sequence ATGGAACGGGTGAACTGGTCGACGACCACCATTCTCGTGCTCTGCTCGCTCACCATCCTGCTGCCGCTGTACGTCACCGTCGCGATGGCGCTGAAGAGCGGCACCCAGGTCGTCGACGGCAACGCGTTCTCGCTCCCGTCGCCGATCAGCTTCGACGGCTTCGTCCAGGCGTGGACGCTCACGAAGTTCCCGGTGGGCCTGGCGATCTCCCTGCTGGTCACCGCCGGCACGGTGATCGCGACGATCATCCTCGCGGCCTTCGCCTCGTACGCGATCGCCCGCAACTGGGACCGCAAGCTCTTCCGCTACTCGTTCTTCTACCTGCTCGCGGCGATGTTCATCCCATTCCCGGTCGTGGCCCTGCCGCAGATCCAGCTCACCGGACGCGTCGGGCTCGACAACCCGGTCGGCGTGATCATCCTCGCCACGATGTTCCAGCTGAGCTTCAGCGTCCTGCTGTTCACCGCGTTCCTGCGCTCGATTCCGCTCGAGCTCGAGGAGAGCGCGCGCATCGACGGGGCGACGACGTGGCAGACGTTCTGGCAGCTCATCTTCCCGCTGCTGGCACCGATGAGCGCCACGGTCGGCATCTTCGCGTTCCTCTACGCATGGAACGACTTCATGATGCCCTCGCTCATCATCAGCGATCCGGCGTTGCAGACCCTCCCGGTGCGGCAGAACCTGTTCCAGACGCAGTTCAGCAACAACTACAACGTCGCCTTCGCCTCGTACCTCATGGCCATGGCCCCCGCGATCGTCGCGTACCTCTTCACCCAGCGATGGGTGATGGCGGGCGTCACGCAGGGCGCCATCAAGGGCTGA
- a CDS encoding ABC transporter substrate-binding protein yields the protein MSTKTRAGRRWVAVTAVGVLGAAMLAGCSADGRETIRFTFSKREALSFMNDVVAEYNASQDAVRVEMDSSGVDVVSASFVRGNPPDIMLANYNYEVARFVQRCALTDLSGTEAAGSVRDDLQPLMNQYGSCEGRTSALPYSVMAASVIYNTQIFDQLGLSVPTTWDELIQVADTLKDNGVTPFYGTFKDDWTVAQGWYDYAIGGSLNVIDFFDGLAAEGDEVGSTSAVSFQKDFTEPMDRMLQLAQNYTNADAESRAYGDGNLAFAQGEAAMYLQGPWALGEIAKTAPELPVGTFPLPMTDDPDDLAVRVNMDLAAMIPEASRHQEAARDFLEYLYRPEVIEAYNESQLGFAPTTDAPSPSDPRVAGMIPYYDEGRIYQGASVLVPKTIPTFNYAQAMIFGAAPETTLRTMDEDWARLAFRQPPASTTDASGEEAAR from the coding sequence GTGTCGACGAAGACCAGAGCCGGGCGACGATGGGTCGCGGTCACCGCGGTGGGGGTGCTCGGCGCAGCCATGCTCGCGGGCTGTTCCGCCGACGGCCGCGAGACCATCCGTTTCACCTTCAGCAAGCGCGAGGCGCTGTCGTTCATGAACGACGTGGTCGCCGAGTACAACGCCTCGCAAGACGCCGTGCGCGTCGAGATGGACAGCTCGGGTGTCGACGTCGTGTCGGCGAGCTTCGTCCGCGGCAATCCCCCCGACATCATGCTCGCGAACTACAACTACGAGGTCGCCCGGTTCGTGCAGCGCTGCGCCCTGACCGACCTCAGCGGCACCGAGGCGGCGGGCAGCGTCCGTGACGACCTGCAACCGCTCATGAACCAGTACGGCTCCTGCGAGGGGCGCACCAGCGCGCTGCCCTACTCGGTCATGGCCGCGTCGGTCATCTACAACACGCAGATCTTCGACCAGCTCGGTCTCTCCGTCCCCACCACCTGGGATGAACTGATCCAGGTGGCCGACACCCTGAAAGACAACGGCGTCACGCCCTTCTACGGCACCTTCAAAGACGATTGGACCGTCGCCCAGGGCTGGTACGACTACGCGATCGGCGGCTCACTGAACGTCATCGACTTCTTCGACGGCCTCGCCGCCGAGGGAGATGAGGTCGGTTCCACCTCGGCGGTGTCGTTCCAGAAGGACTTCACCGAACCGATGGACCGCATGCTCCAGCTCGCGCAGAACTACACGAACGCGGATGCCGAGAGCCGTGCGTACGGCGACGGCAACCTCGCGTTCGCCCAGGGGGAGGCGGCGATGTACCTCCAGGGTCCGTGGGCGCTGGGCGAGATCGCCAAGACCGCGCCGGAGCTGCCCGTCGGAACCTTCCCCCTGCCGATGACCGACGATCCCGACGACCTCGCGGTTCGCGTGAACATGGACCTCGCGGCGATGATCCCCGAAGCCTCGCGCCACCAGGAGGCGGCGCGGGACTTCCTCGAGTACCTCTACCGACCCGAGGTCATCGAGGCCTACAACGAGTCGCAGCTCGGCTTCGCCCCGACCACCGACGCCCCCTCGCCGAGCGACCCGCGCGTCGCCGGGATGATCCCGTACTACGACGAGGGACGCATCTACCAGGGCGCCTCGGTGCTCGTACCCAAGACCATCCCGACCTTCAACTATGCCCAGGCGATGATCTTCGGTGCCGCGCCCGAGACCACGCTGCGCACCATGGACGAGGACTGGGCGCGACTCGCGTTCCGCCAGCCACCCGCCTCGACGACCGACGCATCCGGCGAGGAGGCCGCGCGATGA
- a CDS encoding sugar ABC transporter permease encodes MTTTTTIVTGGKATARRSTRRVEPIYFLFLLPTLVLFTLAITVPGVIGIFFSFTDSIGLGEWSFTGLTNYIAIFSDPAILQSYLFTFGFSVATVIVVNIAAFLLAVGLTAQIRFKKALRTVFVIPMVISGIIIAYVFNFLFSNSVPEAGAALGIPWLETSLLANPDLAWVAIVIVTAWQAIPGTLLIYIAGLLSVPGDVYEAAGLDGASKTQQLLRITLPLVAGYVVINVILGFKGFLNAYDIIVGLTGGGPGTATRSVAMSIILGFNGGDYAYQMANAALFFIVAVVISLLQLSLTRGRNTLS; translated from the coding sequence ATGACCACCACGACCACGATCGTCACGGGCGGGAAAGCGACGGCTCGTCGCAGCACCCGTCGTGTGGAACCGATCTACTTTCTGTTCCTGCTGCCGACGCTCGTGCTGTTCACGCTCGCGATCACCGTGCCGGGCGTCATCGGCATCTTCTTCAGCTTCACCGACTCCATCGGCCTCGGCGAGTGGAGCTTCACGGGCCTGACCAACTACATCGCGATCTTCAGCGATCCGGCGATCCTCCAGAGCTACCTGTTCACCTTCGGGTTCTCCGTCGCCACGGTCATCGTGGTCAACATCGCGGCGTTCCTGCTCGCGGTGGGCCTGACCGCGCAGATCCGGTTCAAGAAGGCCCTGCGCACGGTCTTCGTCATCCCGATGGTGATCTCGGGCATCATCATCGCTTACGTCTTCAACTTCCTCTTCAGCAACTCCGTGCCCGAGGCGGGGGCTGCTCTCGGCATCCCGTGGCTGGAGACGAGCCTGCTCGCCAACCCCGACCTCGCGTGGGTCGCGATCGTCATCGTCACCGCGTGGCAGGCCATACCCGGCACCCTGCTGATCTACATCGCGGGACTCCTCTCGGTCCCCGGCGACGTCTACGAAGCCGCCGGTCTCGACGGTGCGAGCAAGACCCAGCAGCTGCTCCGCATCACGCTGCCGCTCGTGGCCGGGTACGTCGTGATCAACGTCATCCTGGGGTTCAAGGGCTTCCTCAACGCCTACGACATCATCGTCGGTCTCACCGGCGGCGGGCCCGGCACCGCGACCCGCAGCGTCGCGATGTCGATCATCCTCGGCTTCAACGGCGGTGACTACGCGTACCAGATGGCGAACGCGGCACTGTTCTTCATCGTCGCCGTCGTCATCTCGCTCCTGCAGCTCTCGCTGACCCGGGGAAGGAACACCCTGTCGTGA